The following are from one region of the Deinococcus ruber genome:
- a CDS encoding SDR family NAD(P)-dependent oxidoreductase has product MAQDKTTKTVVPSILIIGASRGLGLAMAAEFVKRGWQVMGTVRGEGRTPLHTLQDQFSGQVDIEHVDITDPAQLTALHDRLIGRSFDILFVNAGTANRHQNETIAQVSTDEFMRVMLTNALGPLRTVEALQDLVPEDGLIGVMSSGQGSVSNNERGGHEVYRGSKSALNQYMRSYAARHAGEDRALILTAPGWVNTALGGPAAPLTTDESIPALVDVLLAKRTRPGLEYLDYRGQTVPW; this is encoded by the coding sequence ATGGCGCAAGACAAGACGACAAAGACTGTGGTTCCCAGCATTCTGATCATTGGTGCGTCGCGCGGGTTAGGTCTCGCCATGGCCGCCGAGTTTGTGAAGCGGGGCTGGCAGGTCATGGGAACCGTACGAGGCGAAGGACGCACGCCACTTCATACGCTCCAAGACCAGTTCTCAGGTCAGGTCGACATCGAGCACGTCGATATCACCGATCCAGCACAGCTGACCGCGCTCCATGATCGCCTCATTGGCCGGTCATTCGACATCCTCTTTGTCAACGCAGGCACCGCCAATCGTCATCAAAACGAGACGATTGCCCAGGTTTCGACCGATGAATTTATGCGGGTGATGCTCACGAATGCGCTTGGACCCCTGCGAACCGTCGAAGCCCTGCAGGACCTGGTCCCGGAGGATGGATTGATTGGTGTGATGTCCTCTGGCCAGGGGAGTGTGAGCAACAACGAGCGCGGTGGGCACGAAGTCTATCGTGGGAGCAAATCGGCGCTGAACCAGTACATGCGCAGCTACGCGGCCCGCCATGCGGGCGAAGATCGCGCCCTGATCCTGACTGCCCCAGGCTGGGTTAACACGGCCCTTGGGGGCCCGGCAGCACCCCTCACGACGGATGAAAGCATTCCTGCGCTCGTCGATGTGCTGTTGGCGAAACGAACGCGTCCTGGCCTTGAATATCTCGATTATCGGGGCCAGACCGTGCCATGGTGA
- a CDS encoding LysR family transcriptional regulator: protein MNELDLNLLSALDALLDEASVTRAAKRLGLSTSAMSRTLARLRSATGDPLLVRAGRQLVLTTHAVTLRDHVHALNREVHAVLQPPTTHLHLTSLERTFTIRAGEGFVEFLAAPLMATVGECAPHVRLRFVMKADKETHPLREGNIDLDVGVPGPLAPEIRIHPLFRDRLIGVVRVGHPLLTSDVSAARYAACRHVVASRRGQFAGQIDEALAALELRRTVPLVVPTYPEALRVVRTSDLVTAVPESCLGNALTDTQATRWNLERFALPVVIPDFEICAMWHPYLENDPAHRWLRETVAAVCRAAYL, encoded by the coding sequence ATGAACGAGCTTGATCTCAATTTGCTCTCCGCACTGGACGCATTGTTGGACGAAGCAAGTGTGACCCGAGCCGCCAAGCGACTCGGACTCAGTACCTCCGCCATGAGCCGGACCTTGGCCCGGCTGCGCTCGGCCACAGGTGACCCGCTGTTGGTACGCGCTGGCCGTCAGCTAGTGTTGACCACCCATGCTGTCACGCTCCGGGACCACGTTCACGCCCTCAACCGCGAGGTCCATGCGGTGCTGCAACCGCCGACCACCCACCTGCACCTCACCTCGCTGGAGAGAACCTTCACGATTCGGGCGGGCGAAGGCTTCGTCGAATTCCTGGCTGCCCCGCTCATGGCCACGGTCGGCGAGTGTGCACCACATGTTCGTCTGCGTTTCGTCATGAAGGCCGATAAGGAGACTCACCCCTTACGCGAAGGGAACATCGATCTTGACGTCGGTGTACCCGGTCCACTGGCTCCCGAGATCCGCATTCATCCCCTATTTCGAGACCGCCTAATCGGCGTGGTCCGCGTCGGCCATCCCCTGCTGACGAGTGATGTAAGCGCGGCGCGGTATGCTGCGTGCCGACATGTCGTAGCGTCTCGCCGAGGTCAGTTCGCAGGACAGATCGATGAGGCCCTCGCCGCGTTAGAACTGAGGCGGACGGTACCGTTGGTGGTGCCGACATATCCCGAGGCACTGCGGGTTGTCAGGACATCGGACTTGGTGACGGCCGTTCCGGAATCGTGTCTTGGAAACGCGTTGACCGACACGCAGGCGACCCGGTGGAACCTCGAACGCTTTGCGTTGCCCGTCGTCATTCCTGACTTCGAGATCTGTGCCATGTGGCATCCCTACCTGGAGAATGACCCAGCGCACCGCTGGTTGCGAGAGACCGTGGCCGCAGTCTGTCGGGCAGCGTATCTATAA